The genomic DNA AAAGGGTGAAGAATATGTTAGTTAATACAAAAGAAATATTTCAGATTGCCAGAAAAAAAGGCTTTGCAATACCTGCTCCGAATTTCTATAATTCAGACTCTATAAAAACATATATAGAAATCGCGGCCAAAAATAACTTTCCTGTTATAGCAAGCTTTGCAGAGGTTCATACAGAGCTGATGAGCATAGAGGAAGCAGCAGAAATGGGGAAATTTTATGCTGACAAATATGATATTCCTGTAGTACTTCATTTAGATCATGGAATGACTTATTCTGTTATTGTGAAAGCAATAAAGAATGGTTTTAGTTCGGTAATGATTGATGCATCTTCAAAATCATTTGATGAGAATGTAAGACTCACAAAAGAAATCGTGAAAGTAGCACATGCAGTGAATGTTTCTGTAGAAGCTGAAATAGGTCATGTCGGAGCCGGGCAAAATTATGAAAATCATGAACAGACTGAATCTCAATATACTAAAACAGAAGAGGCAGTAAAATTTGTAGAAATGACAAATATAGATTCATTGGCAGTGTCAGTGGGAACTGCGCACGGATCATACATCGGAACTCCTGAAATTAATTTTGAAAGATTAAAGGAAATCTATGAAAATATATCAATACCTTTAGTTTTACACGGCGGTTCATCAACGGGGGACGAAAATCTCAGAAAATGTGTTGGATTTGGAATTGCAAAAATTAATTTGTTTACCGATATTGTAAATGCTGGAATGAAAGCAGGGCAGGAAGGAAAAGCGGCTGATCTTCTTTCTTTGAATAAAGATATTTCAGGTGGTATGGGAAATTGTCTTGAACATTATTTTAAAGTTTTTAAAACAGAAAGGGTGTAATTAATATGATAAATATCAGTGATCTTTTTACCGAAGATTTTATCCTTCTTGATGTGGATATTAATTCAAAGGATGAATTATTTAAAGCTGCTGCCGAGCATCTATACAGTAAAAATATCGTAAATGATAAGGAATTGTTTATAAAAGCACTGTATGACAGGGAAAGCATCGGGGAAACAGGTGTCGGCGACGGATTTGCCATACCTCATGCAAAATCTGAAGCTGTTAATAAGCCGGCTGTTTTATATATAAAAAGTAATAGAAAAATAGAATATGAATCTCTAGATGACTTACCCATAGATAATTTCTTTATGCTGGTTGTTCCGGAAAATTCTGGGAATGAGCATATAAATCTTTTAAGCTCTGTAGCATGTCTGCTTTTGGAGGATGAATTTAAAGCTAAGCTGGAAAATGTCAAAAGTAAATTGGAAATTATAGATTTAGTGAATAAATATATATAGAAAAGGAGAGTTTTATGAAAAAGATAGTAGCTGTTACTGCATGTACAACGGGGATAGCGCATACATACATGGCAGCCAAAAGTCTTAGCAAGGCTGCAGCAGATATGGATGTGGAAATATATGTAGAAAAACAAGGAGCCGCAGGAGTGGAAGATGAGCTTACATCTGAACAGATTAAGGAAGCTGATGTAGTCATATTTGCCATTGAAAAAGGAATAGACGAATCCAGATTTGCAGGGAAAAAAATCTATAAAACTAAACCGGGAAAGGCGATAAAAGAAGGAAAAAAGACAATTGAGGAAGCCTTGGAAGGAAAAGGTATTTATATAGGAGAGTCATTAAACGGAAGTTCAGCAGTAAAAACTGGAAATACTGCCTCGAAAAAGAAAACAGGATTTTCTGGGGCATATACACATATGCTTGCCGGTATATCATACATGATTCCGATTGTTGTTACCGGAGGGATCTTAATAGCATTATCATTTGCATTTGGAATCACTGCATTTGAAAAAGAAGGTTCTCTTCCGTGGGCTTTATTCCAAATGGGTGGCGGAAGTGCATTTGCTCTGATGTTCCCTGTGCTTGCAGCTTTTATTGCTTATGATATAGCAGATAAGCCCGGCTTCGGACCTGGTATAATCGGAGGGTATCTTGCCTATACCAGCGGTTCGGGGTTTGTCGGAGCAATAATAGCCGGATATCTTGCCGGGTATCTTGCAAGGTATATAAATAAAAATCTGAAAGTTCCGGAATTTTTACAAGGATTAAAGCCTATAGTAATTATTCCCGTGGTGACTACTCTGGTAGTAGGTCTGGTTATACTTTACGTAGTCAAGGTTCCTATAATTTATTTACAGGATATGGTATCGGCATTTTTGAATTCATTGGCTGATAATAATACCGGAGCTATTGTGCTAGGACTGGCATTCGGATGCTTATACTTTGATCTGGGGGGACCTGTTTCAAAAATGGTTTATTCATTTGCAATAGCTGCATATACGACAGGAATATATACACCTATGGGAGCAGCAATGGTTTGCGGAATGGTTCCGCCTATAGGAATGGCAATAGCGACATTTTTAAAGCCGAAGTTATTTTCTGAAGATGAACGTGAGGCAGGAAAAACTGCATTGATTTTAGGATTCAGTTTTATTACTGAAGGAGCAATACCGTTTCTTATTTCCAAGCCAAAGGCAAGTATTATAGCAAATGCAGCTGGAAGCTCTGTGGGATCAATAGTAGCGTTTCTTTTGAAGCTGGAAATAAAGGCTCCGCATGGAGGAATGTTTCTGGCAGTTATTCCTAATGCGGTAAGCAGCGTACTTGGCTTATTAGTTGCTGTTTTGGCAGGAAGTCTGGTTACTGCACTTATTATGGTTGTGATTTTGAAATTTGAAGATAGAAAAAAACTTGTTATCGAATAAAGATAAAAAAATAAATTTTGAACAGAGCAGGATAATGAAATTTTGCTCTGTTTTTTTATTAACAATAGAAGAGAAAAAAGATAACAGCCGGGCGAGCACTACAGGAAGGAAAAGAACGCAGAATTAGTATATGAAGCTCTTACACATGAATACTGTAACTGAGACGTTAACTAAAAATTTGATATTAAATGAAATATATGTAAATGAAAGTAAAAATGAAAAATATTATTAGTATTATTTCTTTTCTTATTATTGTATTTTTAGAAAGATGATAAAATAATGTTTTTTGAACGGACAGTCCCGGAAGAAATGAATCAAGCAAAAGGAGCTGATCTAAAAGCTTTTGTCTTAAAGATAAGAGGAATTTTTATTATATAGGAAAATCAATAAAAGTGATAGATGGAGGAACATTAGAAGCAGTTAATATACAAAGAAAAAATCCGGAGACGGAGCTAAGATTCGAACTGTCTAAAATGACAGTTTAGATTTATTTTAGAAAATAGAGAATATATTTTTATGTTTTATATACTTGATTTTATTCATTAAATGAAATATAATTTATTGATGTTCAATGTTGAACAAAATCTATTCAAAGGATACTTGGTAGAAAAAACATTGATATTTATTTGTTTTTTAAATAGATCGAGTGTTCGGTTTAGAAAAATATTTTAAAGGAGATTTGACATGAAAAAG from Sebaldella termitidis ATCC 33386 includes the following:
- a CDS encoding class II fructose-bisphosphate aldolase; translation: MLVNTKEIFQIARKKGFAIPAPNFYNSDSIKTYIEIAAKNNFPVIASFAEVHTELMSIEEAAEMGKFYADKYDIPVVLHLDHGMTYSVIVKAIKNGFSSVMIDASSKSFDENVRLTKEIVKVAHAVNVSVEAEIGHVGAGQNYENHEQTESQYTKTEEAVKFVEMTNIDSLAVSVGTAHGSYIGTPEINFERLKEIYENISIPLVLHGGSSTGDENLRKCVGFGIAKINLFTDIVNAGMKAGQEGKAADLLSLNKDISGGMGNCLEHYFKVFKTERV
- a CDS encoding PTS sugar transporter subunit IIA; translated protein: MINISDLFTEDFILLDVDINSKDELFKAAAEHLYSKNIVNDKELFIKALYDRESIGETGVGDGFAIPHAKSEAVNKPAVLYIKSNRKIEYESLDDLPIDNFFMLVVPENSGNEHINLLSSVACLLLEDEFKAKLENVKSKLEIIDLVNKYI
- a CDS encoding PTS fructose transporter subunit IIC, whose protein sequence is MKKIVAVTACTTGIAHTYMAAKSLSKAAADMDVEIYVEKQGAAGVEDELTSEQIKEADVVIFAIEKGIDESRFAGKKIYKTKPGKAIKEGKKTIEEALEGKGIYIGESLNGSSAVKTGNTASKKKTGFSGAYTHMLAGISYMIPIVVTGGILIALSFAFGITAFEKEGSLPWALFQMGGGSAFALMFPVLAAFIAYDIADKPGFGPGIIGGYLAYTSGSGFVGAIIAGYLAGYLARYINKNLKVPEFLQGLKPIVIIPVVTTLVVGLVILYVVKVPIIYLQDMVSAFLNSLADNNTGAIVLGLAFGCLYFDLGGPVSKMVYSFAIAAYTTGIYTPMGAAMVCGMVPPIGMAIATFLKPKLFSEDEREAGKTALILGFSFITEGAIPFLISKPKASIIANAAGSSVGSIVAFLLKLEIKAPHGGMFLAVIPNAVSSVLGLLVAVLAGSLVTALIMVVILKFEDRKKLVIE